In a single window of the Pseudomonas lutea genome:
- a CDS encoding Lrp/AsnC family transcriptional regulator: MPDTRPPALDDIDRKLIAALQINAREPVANLARQLGIARTTVTSRLARLEKTRVITGYGVRLGQRLADGGLQAYVGITVQPRSGKEVLRRLSALAQVQQLCAVSGEFDYVAWLRTESPEQLDQMLDLIGSVDGVEKTTTSIILSSKIDRGQPS, translated from the coding sequence TTGCCCGACACTCGCCCCCCAGCGCTTGATGACATCGACCGTAAACTGATCGCAGCACTGCAAATCAATGCTCGGGAACCCGTAGCCAACCTGGCGCGGCAATTGGGTATTGCGCGCACAACCGTGACCTCTCGGCTGGCGCGGCTGGAGAAAACCCGAGTGATTACCGGATACGGTGTGCGGCTGGGGCAGCGTCTTGCGGATGGCGGTCTGCAGGCTTACGTCGGGATTACCGTTCAGCCTCGTTCGGGAAAGGAAGTGCTGCGCCGGTTGAGCGCGCTCGCTCAGGTACAGCAACTGTGCGCCGTGAGCGGCGAGTTCGATTACGTCGCCTGGCTGCGCACTGAGTCGCCGGAGCAACTGGACCAAATGCTCGACCTGATCGGCAGCGTCGATGGCGTCGAAAAAACCACCACTTCGATCATCCTGAGCAGCAAGATTGATCGCGGACAGCCGTCATAG
- a CDS encoding 2-keto-3-deoxygluconate permease: MAQFPIKRTIERVPGGMMIVPLLIGSLVATFLPDMPKFFGSFTNALFTGSLPILAVFYVCMGASIDIKATPYLLKKGGVLFATKVGTAIVIGVIMGHFLGEQPITSGVFAGLSTLAVVAAMNDTNGGLYIALMGQYGRSEDVGAYSVMSLESGPFLTMVTLGVAGLAAFPWPTLVGAILPLLLGMLLGNLDREMRDFLAKAVPVMIPFFALALGASLDLHKVWQAGLLGIGLGLAVVVLTGIPLYFADRVSGGTGVAGVAAANTAGNAAAVPALVAAANPIYTEAANSATLLVAACVVVTAVLSPILTAAIAKRYNTRHPKPHSEATAQREVIR, encoded by the coding sequence GTGGCTCAATTTCCGATCAAACGTACTATCGAGCGGGTGCCGGGCGGAATGATGATCGTGCCGCTGCTCATCGGCTCACTCGTGGCGACGTTTCTGCCCGACATGCCCAAGTTTTTTGGCTCGTTTACCAACGCGCTGTTCACCGGTTCGCTACCCATACTGGCGGTGTTTTACGTGTGCATGGGCGCCAGTATCGACATCAAGGCCACGCCGTATCTGCTGAAAAAGGGTGGGGTGCTGTTCGCTACCAAGGTCGGCACGGCCATCGTCATCGGTGTGATCATGGGCCATTTTCTGGGGGAGCAACCCATCACGTCAGGCGTCTTCGCCGGGCTGTCGACATTGGCCGTGGTAGCCGCAATGAACGACACCAACGGCGGGTTGTACATAGCGTTGATGGGTCAATACGGGCGCTCCGAAGACGTCGGTGCGTACTCCGTCATGTCACTGGAGTCCGGCCCTTTTCTGACCATGGTGACGCTGGGTGTCGCAGGCTTGGCAGCCTTTCCGTGGCCGACACTGGTCGGGGCGATCCTTCCACTGTTGCTGGGGATGTTGCTGGGTAATCTGGACCGTGAGATGCGTGACTTTCTGGCGAAGGCTGTTCCGGTGATGATTCCGTTCTTCGCCCTGGCACTGGGCGCCAGTCTGGATTTGCACAAGGTCTGGCAGGCCGGATTATTGGGCATCGGCCTTGGGCTGGCGGTCGTCGTCTTGACCGGCATTCCGCTGTACTTCGCCGACAGAGTCTCCGGCGGCACCGGGGTAGCAGGGGTGGCGGCGGCCAACACGGCGGGCAATGCGGCGGCGGTCCCGGCTCTCGTTGCGGCAGCCAACCCGATTTACACCGAGGCAGCGAACTCGGCGACGCTGCTGGTCGCCGCCTGTGTGGTGGTGACGGCGGTCTTGTCGCCCATTCTTACGGCAGCCATTGCCAAGCGCTACAACACGCGCCATCCCAAACCTCACTCGGAGGCAACGGCGCAGCGGGAGGTTATTCGATGA
- a CDS encoding four-carbon acid sugar kinase family protein has translation MTLLIIADDLSGAADCAIAFASAGHNTVVTLDATHDTGAAPVVAIDTDTRRLTGAQAGERTLAAYQALIAPGQKLYKKIDSTLRGNWADEVAALQAHAGLAIVAPAFPATGRTTLGGQVLVNGQPLETTETWRLEHADRSADMTTMLQAAGLRVARLTLPMLRGDAAALSRHMAEVARSEAQALIVDAVTTEDLKILSVVSTQLNEATFWVGSGGLAREIALLPDFISGASQRSSDEHEKYAPTLVLVGSLSAVSERQCALLKERTGIEEVVVPPAVLRQGKKHGDWESWEARIGQCLNQGDDLLLRIGRDDAFDPAEGAHLSTELAALVRSNFAQVGGVIATGGETARALLCAVGIGSLQLLREVEAGVAFGRPITALAGRRPGVVTKAGAFGTDHALYAAWLHLNNAIEPAQYGAGTVTNPALLGKSS, from the coding sequence ATGACACTGCTGATCATCGCCGACGACCTTTCAGGTGCGGCGGATTGCGCGATTGCCTTCGCCAGCGCCGGGCATAACACCGTTGTCACGCTTGATGCGACTCATGACACTGGCGCTGCGCCCGTGGTCGCCATCGACACCGACACCCGACGTCTGACAGGTGCTCAGGCAGGGGAACGGACATTGGCGGCCTATCAGGCGCTGATTGCTCCCGGACAAAAACTGTACAAAAAGATCGACTCGACGCTGCGTGGCAACTGGGCTGACGAGGTGGCTGCGCTCCAGGCCCATGCGGGGCTGGCGATCGTCGCTCCTGCCTTCCCGGCTACAGGCCGTACGACGCTCGGCGGCCAGGTTCTGGTCAACGGTCAACCATTGGAAACCACCGAGACGTGGAGGCTTGAGCACGCTGATCGCTCTGCGGACATGACCACAATGCTGCAAGCGGCCGGGCTGCGGGTCGCCAGGCTGACGTTGCCGATGTTGCGCGGCGATGCGGCCGCGCTCTCCAGGCACATGGCCGAGGTCGCGCGCAGTGAGGCGCAGGCGCTGATCGTTGATGCGGTCACCACGGAAGACCTGAAAATCCTCTCGGTCGTAAGCACTCAGCTCAACGAAGCGACGTTCTGGGTAGGCTCGGGTGGACTGGCACGAGAGATCGCCTTATTGCCCGACTTCATCTCCGGGGCCAGTCAGCGGAGTTCCGACGAACACGAGAAATACGCGCCCACATTGGTGCTGGTCGGCAGCCTGTCCGCGGTTTCGGAGCGTCAGTGTGCGCTGCTTAAAGAGCGCACTGGCATCGAGGAGGTCGTGGTGCCGCCAGCGGTGCTGCGCCAAGGCAAGAAACATGGCGACTGGGAAAGCTGGGAAGCACGCATCGGCCAGTGCCTGAATCAGGGCGATGACCTGTTGCTGCGCATCGGTCGCGACGACGCCTTCGATCCGGCAGAAGGTGCCCATCTTTCGACCGAGCTTGCAGCGCTGGTTCGTTCAAATTTTGCGCAGGTGGGCGGCGTCATTGCCACCGGCGGCGAAACCGCCCGAGCCCTGCTTTGCGCGGTCGGGATTGGCAGCCTGCAGCTTCTGCGTGAGGTCGAGGCGGGCGTTGCCTTCGGGCGTCCCATCACTGCGCTGGCGGGGCGACGTCCCGGCGTGGTGACCAAGGCCGGCGCGTTCGGCACGGATCACGCCCTGTATGCGGCCTGGCTGCATCTGAATAACGCAATCGAGCCTGCGCAGTACGGCGCAGGCACTGTCACGAATCCTGCGCTACTAGGTAAATCATCATGA
- the pdxA gene encoding 4-hydroxythreonine-4-phosphate dehydrogenase PdxA: protein MSNYLPIIGITMGDASGVGPEVIVKSLNHDVVYQQCRPLVIGDAGRLELANTIVNGTAKIRRIKEASEAQYEPGTIDCIDLNLIPADLPFGQLSAVAGDGAYRFIARAVELAEARQIDAICTAPLNKEALHAGGHKYPGHTEMLAHLTHVDEVSMMLVAPQLRVIHVTTHMGIIDAIRKIEPGLVQRTIERGNATLIKAGIERPRIGVCGINPHAGENGLFGYGEEEEKIIPAVKVLQDKGLDVTGPLPADTLFFRAGRGDFDLVVAMYHDQGHGPVKVLGLEAGVNVTVGLEVIRTSVDHGTAFDIAGKGIADERSMLEALRQGAELATRRG from the coding sequence ATGAGCAACTATCTGCCAATCATCGGCATCACCATGGGCGACGCCAGCGGTGTCGGCCCGGAAGTCATCGTCAAAAGCCTGAACCACGACGTCGTCTACCAACAGTGCCGTCCCTTGGTCATCGGCGATGCCGGGCGTCTGGAGTTGGCCAACACCATCGTCAACGGCACGGCGAAGATTCGCCGCATCAAGGAAGCGTCAGAAGCTCAATACGAGCCGGGCACGATTGACTGCATCGATTTGAATCTGATCCCGGCCGATCTGCCGTTCGGGCAGCTGTCCGCGGTCGCTGGTGACGGCGCCTACCGGTTCATCGCCCGTGCTGTCGAGCTGGCCGAAGCCAGGCAAATCGACGCCATCTGCACGGCGCCGCTGAATAAAGAAGCGCTGCACGCTGGCGGCCATAAATACCCGGGTCACACCGAAATGCTGGCGCACCTTACCCATGTCGATGAAGTCTCGATGATGCTGGTGGCGCCGCAGCTGCGCGTTATTCATGTGACGACGCACATGGGCATCATTGATGCTATCCGCAAGATCGAACCGGGTCTGGTCCAGCGCACCATTGAGCGAGGCAACGCGACCCTGATCAAGGCGGGTATAGAGCGTCCTCGTATCGGGGTGTGCGGCATCAACCCCCATGCAGGCGAAAATGGCCTGTTCGGCTATGGCGAGGAGGAAGAGAAGATCATTCCTGCCGTCAAGGTGCTGCAGGACAAAGGCCTGGACGTCACCGGTCCTTTGCCTGCGGACACGCTGTTCTTCCGGGCAGGGCGTGGCGATTTCGATCTGGTGGTGGCGATGTATCACGATCAGGGCCATGGCCCGGTCAAGGTTCTCGGCCTTGAAGCGGGGGTCAACGTCACCGTTGGCCTGGAAGTCATCCGCACTTCGGTGGATCACGGCACTGCGTTCGACATTGCCGGCAAGGGCATCGCGGACGAGCGCAGCATGCTTGAAGCATTGCGCCAGGGCGCCGAGCTGGCCACCCGGCGAGGGTGA
- a CDS encoding DeoR/GlpR family DNA-binding transcription regulator, translating to MKANDRHRAILELVRARDTNVEQLSAALGVSEATVRRDLTMLAKQRHLVRTHGGATALIGVHEPEASLEERKSTQRDQKNAIAQAAALHIEDGDTVLLDGGTTCAALALHLSSRQNVHVVTNNLMAVMTLANAPGIRLTLIGGDLRGSSMSTLGPLAELTLSRLSVDKAFLGADGVVAEFGLCEASDQQAYLKECIIKRAAQVFVLADADKLGRARQQHWTPIEREWTLITAAQADESLVAPFEAHPQITVETVSV from the coding sequence ATGAAAGCCAACGACCGTCACCGCGCCATTCTGGAACTGGTGCGCGCCCGTGACACCAACGTCGAGCAACTGAGCGCTGCCCTCGGTGTGTCGGAAGCGACAGTTCGTCGCGATCTGACCATGTTGGCCAAGCAGCGGCATCTGGTGCGTACGCACGGCGGCGCTACGGCGTTGATCGGCGTACACGAGCCCGAGGCCTCGCTTGAGGAGCGCAAATCGACTCAGCGCGACCAGAAAAACGCGATTGCACAGGCGGCAGCGTTGCACATCGAGGACGGCGACACGGTACTTCTTGATGGCGGAACGACGTGTGCTGCGCTGGCACTGCATCTTTCGTCACGGCAGAACGTCCACGTGGTCACCAACAATCTCATGGCCGTTATGACGCTGGCGAATGCGCCGGGCATTCGACTGACTCTGATCGGTGGCGATCTCAGAGGTTCGAGCATGAGCACACTGGGCCCGCTTGCGGAATTGACGCTCAGCCGGCTGAGCGTCGATAAGGCATTTTTGGGCGCTGATGGTGTGGTCGCCGAGTTCGGTTTGTGCGAAGCCAGCGACCAGCAGGCTTATCTGAAGGAATGCATCATCAAGCGCGCGGCTCAGGTGTTCGTCCTGGCTGACGCCGACAAGCTTGGTCGTGCGCGACAGCAGCACTGGACGCCGATTGAGCGCGAGTGGACGTTGATCACTGCCGCCCAAGCCGATGAAAGCCTTGTGGCACCCTTTGAGGCCCACCCGCAAATCACCGTAGAAACGGTCAGCGTTTAA